One genomic window of Actinoplanes lobatus includes the following:
- a CDS encoding DUF6328 family protein, with translation MAVDTHHTPRETEKQRWDRNFGDLLQELRVAQTGVQILFAFLLTLPFSSGFPKATAFQKETYIVALISAAFATAMIISPVAFHRALFRQGRKPELVRHAHRMASGGLAFMLISMVSSVLLITDYLLDWMWAIPLTVVTAGWFLTFWAILPFAHREWGEDEDGSAPVDP, from the coding sequence ATGGCGGTCGATACACACCACACCCCCCGTGAGACGGAGAAACAGCGCTGGGATCGCAACTTCGGCGACCTGCTCCAGGAGCTCAGGGTCGCGCAGACCGGAGTGCAGATCCTCTTCGCGTTCCTGCTGACCCTGCCGTTCAGCAGCGGATTCCCGAAGGCCACCGCCTTCCAGAAGGAGACCTACATCGTCGCGCTGATCAGCGCGGCGTTCGCCACCGCGATGATCATTTCGCCGGTGGCGTTCCACCGCGCCCTGTTCCGGCAGGGCCGCAAACCGGAACTGGTCCGCCACGCCCACAGGATGGCGTCCGGCGGCCTGGCCTTCATGCTGATCTCGATGGTCAGCAGCGTCCTGCTGATCACCGACTACCTGCTGGACTGGATGTGGGCGATCCCGCTGACCGTCGTCACCGCGGGCTGGTTCCTGACCTTCTGGGCCATCCTGCCGTTCGCCCACCGCGAATGGGGTGAGGACGAGGACGGCTCAGCGCCGGTGGACCCGTAG
- a CDS encoding Fur family transcriptional regulator, whose amino-acid sequence MNAESTTRNTRQRSAVSAVLAETEGFHSAQDLHAMLRERGERVGLTTVYRTLQGLADAGEIDVMRPPGGEHLYRRCSQGHHHHLVCRSCGRTVEVAGPAVESWADKVAGQHGFVDVSHTMEIFGTCPECAAKS is encoded by the coding sequence GTGAACGCCGAGAGCACCACCCGCAACACCCGGCAGCGCAGCGCCGTCAGCGCCGTCCTCGCCGAGACCGAGGGCTTCCACAGCGCGCAGGATCTGCACGCGATGTTGCGCGAGCGGGGCGAGCGGGTCGGGCTCACCACGGTGTACAGGACGTTGCAGGGCCTGGCCGACGCCGGCGAGATCGACGTCATGCGCCCGCCGGGCGGGGAGCACCTCTACCGGCGGTGCAGCCAGGGGCACCACCACCACCTGGTGTGCCGGTCGTGCGGGCGGACGGTCGAGGTGGCCGGCCCGGCGGTGGAGTCCTGGGCCGACAAGGTGGCCGGCCAGCACGGCTTCGTCGACGTCTCGCACACCATGGAGATCTTCGGCACGTGCCCGGAGTGCGCCGCGAAAAGCTGA
- a CDS encoding ArsR/SmtB family transcription factor: MTTTGYEAYESAGALLRALSAPIRVAIVVELGVGERCVHDLVEKLGAPQPLVSQHLRVLRGAGVVRGVRRGREIAYSLVDEHVAHIVTDAVSHARESRQ; this comes from the coding sequence ATGACGACCACCGGTTACGAGGCGTACGAATCCGCGGGGGCGCTGTTGCGCGCGCTCTCCGCACCGATCCGTGTAGCCATCGTGGTCGAGTTGGGCGTGGGCGAGCGCTGCGTGCACGATCTGGTGGAGAAGCTCGGAGCGCCGCAGCCGCTGGTCTCCCAGCATCTGCGGGTGCTGCGGGGGGCCGGCGTGGTGCGGGGTGTGCGGCGTGGCCGGGAGATCGCATACTCCCTGGTGGACGAACACGTCGCCCATATCGTCACCGACGCCGTGAGCCACGCCAGGGAGAGCCGACAGTGA
- a CDS encoding metal ABC transporter permease yields MDLLTLPFMQRALVAAVIIGLAAPSLGIYLVQRRLSLIGDGIGHVALTGVGVGLLTGNSPVLTAVLVATVGAVGVELIRERGRTSGDLALAMLFYGGIAGGVLLVGLSDDAGNSNLMQYLFGSLLTTSPEDLALIGGLGAAVLAAMLVFRPALFALCNDEEYARVSGLPVRTLNLLLAVTTAVTVTIAMRTVGLLLVSALMVVPVAAAQQVTRGFRSTMTLAMLIGVLAAGAGIVLSAEVDTAPGATIVLLALAAFVATAVGGALARRFRRERERPPAATEPPDVVLHV; encoded by the coding sequence ATGGACCTGCTCACCCTCCCCTTCATGCAGCGCGCCCTGGTGGCCGCCGTGATCATCGGCCTGGCCGCCCCGTCGCTCGGCATCTACCTGGTGCAGCGCCGCCTCTCGCTGATCGGTGACGGGATCGGCCACGTGGCGCTCACCGGTGTCGGCGTGGGCCTGCTGACCGGCAACTCGCCGGTGCTCACCGCGGTGCTGGTGGCGACGGTCGGCGCGGTCGGCGTGGAGCTGATCCGGGAGCGCGGCCGCACCTCCGGCGATCTGGCGCTGGCCATGCTCTTCTACGGCGGCATCGCGGGCGGGGTGCTGCTGGTCGGCCTCTCCGACGACGCCGGCAACAGCAACCTGATGCAGTACCTGTTCGGGTCGCTGCTCACCACGTCGCCGGAGGATCTCGCGCTGATCGGCGGGCTCGGCGCCGCGGTGCTGGCCGCCATGCTGGTGTTCCGCCCGGCGCTCTTCGCGCTCTGCAACGACGAGGAGTACGCGCGGGTCAGCGGCCTGCCGGTGCGCACCCTCAATCTGCTGCTCGCGGTGACCACGGCGGTGACCGTGACGATCGCCATGCGTACCGTCGGCCTGCTGCTGGTGTCCGCCCTCATGGTGGTCCCGGTGGCCGCCGCCCAGCAGGTCACCCGTGGTTTCCGCAGCACCATGACGCTGGCCATGCTGATCGGCGTGCTGGCGGCGGGCGCGGGCATCGTGCTCTCCGCCGAGGTGGACACCGCGCCCGGCGCGACGATCGTGCTGCTGGCCCTGGCCGCGTTCGTGGCCACCGCCGTGGGCGGCGCCCTGGCCCGCCGGTTCCGGCGCGAACGCGAGCGCCCGCCGGCCGCCACGGAGCCACCCGATGTCGTCCTGCATGTCTGA
- a CDS encoding metal ABC transporter ATP-binding protein, whose product MSVVVEVRHLAVGYDGREVLRDVSLSVAAGDVVAVLGANGSGKSTLIRTILGLVPLRRGEIDLFGVAQRRFRHWERIGYVPQRLGAGSGVPATVGEVVASGRLARRGVFRFPGSKDKAAVRDALTAVGLLDRIGDPVTTLSGGQQQRTLIARALAGEPNLLVLDEPNAGVDAASQEAFAAALTRFAGDGGTILLVLHELGPLRPLIGRTVVVHDGRIAYEGAPPEPAGHHAEPGHEHVHPHADQAKPAICEWAPTEGTKAY is encoded by the coding sequence ATGAGCGTTGTGGTGGAGGTCAGGCACTTGGCGGTCGGTTACGACGGCCGCGAGGTGCTGCGTGACGTCTCGCTGAGCGTGGCGGCCGGCGACGTCGTCGCGGTCCTCGGCGCCAACGGGTCGGGGAAGTCGACCCTGATCCGGACGATCCTCGGCCTGGTCCCGCTGCGCCGCGGCGAGATCGACCTGTTCGGGGTCGCCCAGCGCCGGTTCCGGCACTGGGAGCGGATCGGGTACGTGCCGCAGCGGCTCGGCGCCGGCAGCGGCGTGCCGGCCACCGTCGGCGAGGTGGTGGCGTCCGGCCGGCTGGCCCGGCGCGGCGTCTTCCGCTTCCCCGGGTCGAAGGACAAGGCGGCGGTACGCGACGCGCTGACCGCCGTCGGCCTCCTGGACCGGATCGGTGACCCGGTGACGACCCTGTCCGGCGGTCAACAGCAGCGGACGCTGATCGCCCGGGCGCTGGCCGGTGAACCGAACCTGCTGGTGCTGGACGAGCCGAACGCCGGCGTGGACGCGGCCAGCCAGGAGGCGTTCGCCGCGGCGCTGACCCGGTTCGCCGGCGACGGCGGCACGATCCTGCTGGTCCTGCACGAGCTGGGCCCGCTGCGGCCGCTGATCGGGCGGACCGTGGTGGTGCACGACGGCCGGATCGCGTACGAGGGGGCGCCTCCCGAACCGGCCGGGCACCACGCCGAGCCCGGTCACGAGCACGTGCACCCGCACGCCGACCAGGCCAAGCCGGCCATCTGCGAGTGGGCGCCCACCGAGGGGACGAAGGCGTACTGA
- a CDS encoding metal ABC transporter substrate-binding protein: protein MMRRLIPAVTLLTALTALTGCGGGSANGDDGKLSVVTAFYPLQFISERVGGDAVRVSTLTKPGAEPHDVELTASQVGQVADAGLIVYLSGFQPAVDDAMKQNGGDRGFDAVGTVQPLTAEEADAHAEEEHGANDPHVWLDPERLATIADKLAERLGKADPAHAADFTGRAAALRTELTALDGEFRTGLANCARRELVTSHTAFAYLADRYELTQIGITGIDPETEPSPQRLAEVAAEAKEHGTTTIFFETLVSTKVAETIAREAGAQTAVLDPIEGLTDDSADYFSAMRANLTALKLGLECS from the coding sequence ATGATGCGCCGCCTGATCCCCGCCGTAACCCTGCTGACCGCGCTGACCGCGCTGACCGGGTGCGGAGGGGGCTCGGCCAACGGTGACGACGGCAAGCTCTCCGTCGTGACCGCCTTCTACCCGCTCCAGTTCATCAGCGAGCGGGTCGGCGGCGACGCGGTCCGGGTGTCGACCCTGACCAAACCGGGCGCCGAGCCGCACGACGTGGAGCTCACCGCCAGCCAGGTCGGCCAGGTCGCCGACGCCGGCCTGATCGTCTACCTGAGCGGCTTCCAGCCCGCCGTGGACGACGCGATGAAGCAGAACGGCGGGGACCGCGGTTTCGACGCGGTGGGCACGGTGCAGCCGCTCACCGCCGAGGAGGCGGACGCCCACGCCGAGGAGGAGCACGGCGCCAACGACCCGCACGTCTGGCTGGACCCGGAGCGGCTCGCCACCATCGCCGACAAGCTGGCCGAGCGGCTCGGCAAGGCGGACCCGGCGCACGCCGCCGACTTCACCGGCCGGGCCGCCGCGCTGCGCACCGAGCTGACCGCCCTGGACGGCGAGTTCAGGACCGGCCTGGCCAACTGCGCCCGGCGTGAGCTGGTGACCAGCCACACCGCGTTCGCGTACCTGGCCGACCGTTACGAGCTGACCCAGATCGGCATCACCGGCATAGACCCGGAGACCGAGCCGTCCCCGCAGCGGCTGGCCGAGGTGGCCGCCGAGGCCAAGGAGCACGGCACCACCACGATCTTCTTCGAGACGCTGGTCAGCACGAAGGTCGCCGAGACGATCGCCCGTGAGGCCGGCGCGCAGACCGCCGTTCTCGACCCGATCGAGGGTCTGACCGACGACAGCGCGGACTACTTCTCGGCGATGCGTGCCAACCTGACCGCATTGAAGCTCGGTCTGGAGTGTTCATGA
- a CDS encoding DUF6703 family protein: MTPSFLHRLARVNPTTAFVGALVLLMAGLFLPGIVGALLLGVLAAGLAALTFTTWPVQSGITRTVRLVLLSVLVAAVVAKAL; the protein is encoded by the coding sequence GTGACACCGTCCTTCCTTCACCGGCTGGCCCGGGTGAACCCGACCACGGCCTTCGTCGGCGCTCTCGTCCTGCTGATGGCCGGGCTCTTCCTGCCCGGGATCGTGGGCGCCCTGCTGCTGGGCGTGCTGGCGGCCGGTCTGGCCGCGCTGACCTTCACCACCTGGCCGGTGCAGTCAGGGATCACCAGGACCGTACGGCTCGTCCTGTTGAGCGTTCTGGTGGCCGCCGTGGTGGCGAAAGCCCTGTGA
- a CDS encoding antibiotic biosynthesis monooxygenase family protein — protein sequence MLVLNRFSVPPETQDVFREQAHAALAALARTSGYRSGRLTRALEDPAGWILVTEWESVGAYRRALGAFDVKVSATPLLALSLDEPSAFETLAEAAPGGDVVITASDRAAEPWR from the coding sequence ATGCTGGTGCTCAACCGCTTCTCGGTCCCACCGGAAACGCAGGACGTCTTCCGGGAACAGGCGCACGCCGCGCTCGCCGCCCTCGCGCGCACGTCCGGTTACCGGTCCGGCCGCCTGACCCGGGCCCTGGAGGACCCGGCCGGGTGGATCCTGGTCACCGAATGGGAGTCGGTCGGAGCCTACCGGCGGGCGCTCGGGGCGTTCGACGTGAAGGTGTCCGCCACCCCGCTGCTCGCGCTCTCCCTCGACGAGCCGTCCGCCTTCGAGACCCTGGCCGAGGCCGCCCCCGGCGGGGACGTGGTGATCACGGCGAGCGACCGGGCGGCCGAACCCTGGCGCTGA
- a CDS encoding glycine--tRNA ligase: MPADRIDSVVSLAKRRGFVFPSSEIYGGTRSAWDYGPLGVELKENVRRQWWKTMVQQRDDIVGLDSAVILARDVWAASGHLDAFVDPLTECQSCHKRFRADHLEEAFEAKNGKLPASLQELNCPNCGNKGTFTEPKMFNGLMKTYLGPTESTEGLHYLRPETAQGIFVNYNNVATAARKKPPFGIAQIGKSFRNEITPGNFIFRTREFEQMEMEFFVAPGSDEEWHEYWLQQRWNWYRDLGLSESNLRFYEHPKEKLSHYSKRTVDIEYRFQFGGTEFAELEGIANRTDFDLSTHSKHSGVDLSFFDQEKGERWVPYVIEPAAGLTRAVLAFLLEAYDEDEAPNTKGGVDKRTVMRFDPRLAPVKVAVLPLSRNPELSPKAKGLAADLRKRWIVEFDDSQAIGRRYRRQDEIGTPFCVTVDFDTLTDNAVTVRDRDTMKQERVSLDQIEDYLIKRLPGC; this comes from the coding sequence ATGCCTGCCGACCGTATCGACAGCGTCGTCAGCCTGGCCAAGCGCCGGGGCTTCGTCTTCCCCTCCAGCGAGATCTACGGAGGAACCCGCTCGGCCTGGGACTACGGTCCGCTCGGCGTGGAGCTGAAGGAGAACGTCCGCCGGCAGTGGTGGAAGACCATGGTCCAGCAGCGCGACGACATCGTCGGCCTGGACTCCGCGGTCATCCTCGCCCGCGACGTCTGGGCGGCCTCCGGTCACCTCGACGCGTTCGTCGACCCGCTGACCGAGTGCCAGTCCTGCCACAAGCGCTTCCGGGCCGACCACCTGGAAGAGGCGTTCGAGGCCAAGAACGGCAAGCTGCCGGCCTCCCTCCAGGAGCTGAACTGCCCGAACTGCGGCAACAAGGGCACCTTCACCGAGCCGAAGATGTTCAACGGCCTGATGAAGACCTACCTCGGCCCGACCGAGAGCACCGAGGGCCTGCACTACCTGCGCCCGGAGACCGCCCAGGGCATCTTCGTCAACTACAACAACGTGGCCACGGCGGCCCGCAAGAAGCCGCCGTTCGGCATCGCGCAGATCGGCAAGAGCTTCCGCAACGAGATCACCCCGGGCAACTTCATCTTCCGTACGCGTGAGTTCGAGCAGATGGAGATGGAGTTCTTCGTCGCGCCCGGAAGCGACGAGGAGTGGCACGAGTACTGGCTCCAGCAGCGCTGGAACTGGTACCGCGACCTGGGCCTGTCCGAGAGCAACCTGCGCTTCTACGAGCACCCCAAGGAGAAGCTCTCGCACTACTCGAAGCGGACCGTCGACATCGAGTACCGCTTCCAGTTCGGCGGCACCGAGTTCGCCGAGCTCGAGGGCATCGCCAACCGCACCGACTTCGACCTGTCGACGCACTCGAAGCACTCCGGGGTCGACCTGTCCTTCTTCGACCAGGAGAAGGGCGAGCGCTGGGTGCCCTACGTCATCGAGCCGGCCGCCGGTCTGACCCGCGCGGTGCTGGCGTTCCTGCTCGAGGCGTACGACGAGGACGAGGCCCCGAACACCAAGGGCGGCGTCGACAAGCGCACGGTCATGCGGTTCGACCCGCGGCTCGCGCCGGTCAAGGTCGCCGTCCTGCCGCTGTCCCGCAACCCGGAGCTGTCGCCGAAGGCCAAGGGGCTCGCCGCGGACCTGCGCAAGCGCTGGATCGTCGAGTTCGACGACTCGCAGGCGATCGGCCGCCGCTACCGTCGCCAGGACGAGATCGGCACCCCGTTCTGCGTCACGGTCGACTTCGACACCCTCACCGACAACGCGGTGACGGTCCGCGACCGCGACACCATGAAGCAGGAGCGGGTCTCCCTCGACCAGATCGAGGACTACCTGATCAAGCGCCTGCCGGGTTGCTGA
- a CDS encoding XdhC family protein — MENGAQSPRRLIAVFESPVSEMLFRFGVELGFQTVLVEPDPTRLGGTPRPHGDTYVGDLSAAAPDEHTDILLTDHHRPEIGALLREALDGKARWIGILGNPRHEGPHVAALRELGVPEDEIGRVHRPVGLNIGSRTPAEIAVATLAGLIADRNSRPGGFEF, encoded by the coding sequence ATGGAGAACGGTGCGCAGAGCCCACGACGGCTGATCGCGGTCTTCGAGTCCCCGGTGTCGGAGATGCTGTTCCGCTTCGGGGTGGAGCTGGGCTTCCAGACCGTGCTGGTGGAGCCGGACCCGACCCGGCTGGGCGGCACGCCCCGGCCGCACGGTGACACCTACGTGGGCGATCTGTCGGCGGCGGCGCCGGACGAGCACACCGACATCCTGCTGACCGACCATCACCGGCCGGAGATCGGCGCCCTGCTCAGGGAGGCGCTGGACGGGAAGGCGCGCTGGATCGGCATCCTGGGGAATCCACGGCACGAGGGCCCGCATGTGGCGGCGCTGCGCGAGCTGGGCGTGCCGGAGGACGAGATCGGGCGGGTGCACCGCCCGGTCGGGCTGAACATCGGCTCGCGCACCCCCGCCGAGATCGCCGTGGCGACCCTGGCCGGGTTGATCGCGGACCGGAACAGCCGACCGGGCGGCTTCGAGTTCTAG
- the dusB gene encoding tRNA dihydrouridine synthase DusB has translation MLGDHAVNPPVVLAPMAGITNVAFRRLCREQGGGVYVCEMITTRALVERIPKTLKMIAFAEDEGFRSLQLYGVDPDVTAAAVRMVGEDGLADHIDLNFGCPVPKVTRRGGGSALPWRRRLFGRIVSQAVAAAKPFGIPVTIKMRKGIDDDHLTYVEAGLAAQEAGVAAVALHARTAEQRYSGQADWDAIATLKQALDVPVLGNGDIWEGSDALRMVEHTGCDGVVVGRGCLGRPWLFADLEAAFTQGANYQPVLPTLGEVAKIIARHAQLLVEALEDERHGCADFRKHVAWYLKGFPVGGDLRRSLAMISSLTELDDLLARLDPSVPFPADALGQPRGRVNAPGKVSLPHGWLDSRDDDTVPEGAETDESGG, from the coding sequence ATGCTCGGCGACCATGCCGTCAACCCGCCTGTCGTGCTCGCGCCGATGGCGGGCATCACCAACGTGGCTTTCCGGCGGCTCTGCCGGGAGCAGGGTGGCGGTGTCTACGTCTGCGAGATGATCACCACCCGGGCGCTGGTGGAGCGGATCCCCAAGACGCTCAAGATGATCGCGTTCGCCGAGGACGAGGGTTTCCGCAGCCTCCAGCTCTACGGCGTGGACCCGGACGTGACGGCGGCCGCCGTGCGGATGGTCGGCGAGGACGGCCTCGCCGATCACATCGACCTCAACTTCGGCTGCCCGGTGCCCAAGGTCACCCGGCGCGGCGGCGGTTCGGCCCTGCCCTGGCGGCGGCGGCTCTTCGGGCGGATCGTCAGCCAGGCGGTCGCGGCGGCCAAGCCGTTCGGCATCCCGGTCACCATCAAGATGCGCAAGGGCATCGACGACGACCATCTGACGTACGTCGAAGCCGGCCTCGCCGCGCAGGAGGCCGGCGTGGCGGCGGTCGCCCTGCACGCCCGTACCGCCGAGCAGCGCTATTCGGGTCAGGCCGACTGGGACGCCATCGCCACCCTGAAGCAGGCGCTGGACGTGCCGGTGCTGGGCAACGGCGACATCTGGGAGGGCTCGGACGCGCTCCGCATGGTCGAGCACACCGGCTGCGACGGCGTGGTGGTGGGCCGTGGCTGCCTGGGCCGCCCGTGGCTCTTCGCCGATCTGGAGGCCGCCTTCACCCAGGGCGCGAACTACCAGCCGGTGCTGCCCACCCTCGGCGAGGTCGCGAAGATCATCGCCCGGCACGCGCAGCTGCTGGTCGAGGCGCTGGAGGACGAGCGGCACGGCTGCGCCGACTTCCGCAAGCACGTGGCGTGGTACCTCAAGGGTTTCCCGGTCGGCGGTGACCTGCGCCGCAGCCTGGCGATGATCTCTTCGCTGACCGAGCTGGACGACCTGCTCGCCAGGCTGGACCCGTCGGTGCCGTTCCCGGCCGACGCGCTGGGCCAGCCGCGTGGCCGGGTCAACGCGCCCGGCAAGGTCTCCCTGCCGCACGGCTGGCTGGACAGCCGCGACGACGACACCGTCCCCGAGGGCGCCGAGACCGACGAGTCCGGCGGCTGA
- a CDS encoding DUF2786 domain-containing protein, with the protein MAARDIIEAVRSGALDHEDALDVLTGAPSIEVDAALAGALSGEFGRLFGNGWQPAELHRAVARRGNPIQARLVADAARDYARGKNPVDERWQAQADALRTPEGRRPDRIAVLDASLALLAELRRMPRIDILIPAPGTPLTTVPHHGDQRILDRVRALLAKAEATDFPAEAESYSAKAQELITRYRIEVVAAPAVDVTPFARRIGVDHPYESEKAGLLDAVSRANTCRTVWSPELGFSTIFGFDADIDAVELLYTSLLVQANRAMVRDEKNVRKARLKAFKRSFLVAYGVRIGERLRQVTEREMTGHGDLLPVLHRREVQVHEAMDRAFPRTVRARGSRVESLEGWESGRAAADEAELR; encoded by the coding sequence ATGGCGGCCCGGGACATCATCGAGGCGGTACGGTCCGGGGCACTCGATCACGAGGACGCGCTGGACGTACTGACCGGCGCCCCGTCCATCGAGGTGGACGCGGCGCTAGCAGGAGCATTGAGCGGCGAGTTCGGCCGCCTCTTCGGCAACGGCTGGCAGCCGGCCGAACTGCACCGCGCGGTCGCCCGGCGCGGCAACCCGATCCAGGCCCGGCTGGTCGCCGACGCGGCCCGGGACTACGCCCGTGGGAAAAACCCGGTCGACGAACGCTGGCAGGCCCAGGCGGACGCGCTGCGCACCCCCGAGGGCCGCCGGCCGGACCGGATCGCGGTGCTCGACGCATCCCTCGCCCTGCTCGCCGAGCTGCGGCGGATGCCCCGCATCGACATCCTGATCCCGGCGCCCGGCACCCCCCTGACGACCGTGCCGCACCACGGTGACCAGCGCATCCTCGACCGGGTCCGGGCACTGCTGGCCAAGGCGGAGGCCACCGACTTCCCGGCCGAGGCGGAGTCGTACAGCGCCAAGGCCCAGGAGCTGATCACCCGGTACCGGATCGAGGTGGTCGCCGCCCCGGCGGTGGACGTGACACCGTTCGCCCGGCGGATCGGGGTGGACCACCCGTACGAGAGCGAGAAGGCCGGTCTGCTGGACGCCGTGTCGCGGGCCAACACCTGCCGCACGGTCTGGTCGCCGGAACTGGGGTTCAGCACGATCTTCGGGTTCGACGCCGACATCGACGCGGTCGAGCTGCTCTACACGTCACTGCTGGTCCAGGCGAACCGGGCGATGGTGCGGGACGAGAAGAACGTCCGCAAAGCCCGGTTGAAGGCGTTCAAACGGTCGTTCCTGGTCGCGTACGGCGTACGCATCGGAGAACGGCTGCGGCAGGTCACCGAGCGCGAGATGACCGGCCACGGCGATCTGCTCCCGGTCCTACACCGCCGCGAGGTGCAGGTGCACGAGGCGATGGACCGGGCGTTCCCGCGCACGGTCCGGGCCCGCGGCAGTCGCGTGGAGAGCCTGGAGGGCTGGGAATCCGGCCGCGCCGCCGCCGACGAGGCCGAATTGCGTTGA
- a CDS encoding family 43 glycosylhydrolase: MKILGALLAAALLITSPAVPAHAAARTNPDPVAHDPTLIKQGRYYYEIITGDSGTRTYLPIRRSTDLINWTYAGTVFDTPPAWVVEELGVTPADFWAPDINYFDGVYHLYYAASSFGTNNSVIGLATTKSLANPRWVDRGMVLRTTSGVENVNAIDPDVSFDRAGNAYLSYGSFWDGLRMRRLDVTTGLLSTTDTTEYRIASRNGMAIEGPSVTYHGGWYYLFVSFDFCCRGVNSDYRVMVGRSRAITGPYLDKDGVALTEGGGSQILAGYNDFVGPGHGDVYGDLFAHHYYDGADDGDPKGSIRRIRWADGWPQLSDPLSGNRGHGHGPAYVQLIHSGSGAALANATCGYEGADITLATADGSDACQQWQLIDRGNGFVSLTNRRSNKVAEVAACIDADGARVAQWGWLANDCQRFRLAPSTEGWSRIVNPLAGRALQPAGCGGAGSAVQTFTAGDDCQDFRIQPVGDVLLTDLDNTRLIGKRWRFTHTADGWYRVTDSFSRTELGGTLWRIEALATGGYRLAGQTGQTREVRLLTP, encoded by the coding sequence GTGAAGATACTCGGTGCTCTGCTCGCCGCCGCACTTCTGATCACGTCACCGGCTGTGCCCGCCCACGCCGCGGCACGGACGAACCCCGACCCCGTCGCCCACGACCCCACCCTGATCAAACAGGGCCGCTACTACTACGAGATCATCACAGGGGACAGCGGGACCCGGACCTACCTGCCGATCCGCCGCTCCACCGACCTGATCAACTGGACCTACGCCGGCACCGTGTTCGACACCCCGCCGGCCTGGGTGGTCGAGGAACTCGGGGTCACCCCGGCCGACTTCTGGGCGCCGGACATCAACTACTTCGACGGCGTGTACCACCTGTACTACGCGGCCTCGTCGTTCGGCACCAACAACTCGGTGATCGGCCTGGCCACCACGAAGTCCCTGGCGAACCCGCGCTGGGTGGACCGGGGCATGGTCCTGCGCACCACCAGCGGCGTGGAGAACGTCAACGCCATCGACCCGGACGTCAGCTTCGACCGGGCCGGCAACGCCTACCTGTCGTACGGCTCGTTCTGGGACGGGCTCCGGATGCGGCGCCTCGACGTCACAACCGGCCTGCTGTCCACCACGGACACCACCGAGTACCGGATCGCCTCCCGCAACGGCATGGCGATCGAGGGCCCGTCGGTGACCTACCACGGCGGCTGGTACTACCTGTTCGTCAGCTTCGACTTCTGCTGCCGGGGTGTGAACAGCGACTACCGGGTGATGGTCGGCCGCTCCCGGGCGATCACCGGCCCGTACCTGGACAAAGACGGCGTGGCCCTCACCGAGGGTGGCGGCTCGCAGATCCTGGCCGGCTACAACGACTTCGTCGGTCCCGGCCACGGCGACGTCTACGGCGACTTGTTCGCCCACCACTACTACGACGGCGCGGACGACGGCGACCCGAAGGGCTCGATCCGCCGGATCCGGTGGGCCGACGGCTGGCCACAGCTGTCCGACCCACTCAGCGGCAACCGCGGCCACGGACACGGCCCGGCGTACGTGCAGCTGATCCACTCCGGCAGCGGCGCCGCCCTGGCGAACGCCACCTGCGGCTACGAGGGCGCGGACATCACCCTGGCCACCGCCGACGGCAGCGACGCCTGCCAGCAGTGGCAGCTCATCGACCGCGGCAACGGCTTCGTGAGCCTGACCAACCGCAGGAGCAACAAGGTGGCCGAGGTGGCCGCCTGCATCGACGCCGACGGCGCCCGGGTGGCCCAGTGGGGCTGGCTGGCCAACGACTGCCAGCGGTTCCGGCTCGCCCCGAGCACCGAGGGCTGGTCCCGGATCGTCAACCCGCTGGCCGGCCGGGCCCTCCAGCCCGCCGGCTGCGGCGGGGCGGGTTCCGCGGTGCAGACCTTCACCGCCGGTGATGACTGCCAGGACTTCCGGATCCAGCCGGTCGGCGACGTGCTGCTCACCGATCTGGACAACACCCGGCTGATCGGAAAGCGCTGGCGGTTCACCCACACGGCTGACGGCTGGTACCGGGTCACCGACTCGTTCAGCCGAACGGAGCTCGGCGGCACCCTGTGGCGCATCGAGGCCCTGGCCACCGGCGGCTATCGTCTGGCCGGACAGACCGGGCAGACCCGGGAGGTTCGGCTGCTGACTCCGTGA